The following coding sequences lie in one Rutidosis leptorrhynchoides isolate AG116_Rl617_1_P2 chromosome 4, CSIRO_AGI_Rlap_v1, whole genome shotgun sequence genomic window:
- the LOC139841558 gene encoding uncharacterized protein, with the protein MDPQQQQQLFQNPLYLHSSDGPGSLSIQEKLSGAQNYRSWRRSMEIALSTKRKLGFVTGSVIRPANDFNQTELWDTCNNMVISWIMSSASESIVKSIMFVDTASAIWKQLEKRFALSNGSRKYKLHKDTYSCDQNGISVSEHYTKMKCIWEEIDSMSELPRVTNVSPEITNFLNALTKQKEEEHLFQFLNGLDEQFSALRSQLLLMSPLPSVEVARSMLQ; encoded by the coding sequence ATGGAtccacaacagcaacaacaactttTTCAAAATCCATTGTATTTGCATTCGTCAGATGGACCTGGTTCACTTTCGATTCAAGAGAAGCTATCTGGAGCTCAAAACTATCGATCATGGCGTAGATCAATGGAAATTGCTCTATCCACAAAGCGTAAGCTAGGGTTTGTTACTGGATCTGTAATCCGTCCAGCTAATGATTTTAATCAGACTGAACTTTGGGATACTTGCAACAATATGGTGATCAGCTGGATCATGAGTTCTGCTTCTGAATCCATAGTGAAGTCTATTATGTTTGTTGATACTGCATCTGCTATCTGGAAGCAATTGGAGAAAAGGTTTGCTTTAAGTAATGGTTCCAGAAAATATAAACTGCATAAAGATACATATTCTTGTGATCAAAATGGCATTTCTGTTAGTGAGCATTATACCAAAATGAAGTGTATTTGGGAAGAAATTGACTCAATGAGTGAACTGCCTAGGGTTACTAATGTTTCTCCTGAGATTACTAATTTTCTGAATGCTTTGACAAAACAGAAGGAAGAAGAACATCTATTTCAGTTTCTTAATGGTTTAGATGAACAATTTTCTGCTTTGAGGAGTCAGTTGTTGCTAATGAGTCCTTTACCTAGTGTTGAGGTGGCTCGTTCTATGTTGCAATAA